Proteins co-encoded in one Leptidea sinapis chromosome 16, ilLepSina1.1, whole genome shotgun sequence genomic window:
- the LOC126968841 gene encoding NADH dehydrogenase [ubiquinone] 1 alpha subcomplex subunit 13: MADCVPLVKKQDLPPPGGYKPIPFKRIPAKQYFSGFACIAGYLGITTVSAYLYYLNCKQVKKNEIEMRSAKMAIYPMLVAERDREYLKQLRRNRDAEAELMRDVPGWVVGTWYGERVYKLLPADALIEPIFHEFYAHSDEKSWNNRTNLSIAC, translated from the exons ATGGCTGACTGTGTTCCACTAGTCAAAAAGCAAGATTTACCTCCTCCGGGGGGTTACAAACCAATACCATTTAAAAGAATACCTGCAAAGCAATATTTTAGTG gTTTTGCATGTATCGCTGGATACTTAGGAATCACCACTGTTTCCGCATacttatattatcttaattgtaaacaagtaaagaaaaatgaaattgaGATGCGATCAGCTAAGATGGCTATATACCCCATGCTCGTTGCCGAGAGAGATAGAGAATACTTGAAGCAGCTAAGAAGAAATCGGGATGCGGAAGCTGAGCTTATGCGCGATGTACCTGGATGGGTG GTTGGAACCTGGTATGGTGAGAGGGTCTACAAACTCTTGCCGGCAGATGCACTCATTGAGCCAATATTCCATGAGTTTTATGCTCACTCTGATGAAAAATCATGGAACAATAGGACAAACTTATCAATAGCATGCTAG